The Myxocyprinus asiaticus isolate MX2 ecotype Aquarium Trade chromosome 46, UBuf_Myxa_2, whole genome shotgun sequence genome includes the window tcaagtcgatgtcgctgatttctccgccagcccgccgagaatcagcagccgtaccgcccgccgacagagcgaggatacggcctcccgtcatcacctgagcctcgaggaaacGAGTTGGAGTTAAAGGATGAATGAACAcccattctagctgcatcctcatgcgattcaagtaagaggtttacgtctgggcagagatagaatattatagtgtgttattcttgtgtttaaaggttattgcttgtacagtttacggaccgccgagtccgttcattgctgctaataatactcaaggtattactgtaatgtactgttatcacgaatgagatctgctgtgttgtagtccaaccacattggactgttgtgtatttccgccatcgcgggtgagaccaacactgagtttatccattaaagaatcaaagaccgcgggacggtttacgagccgtccaccacgtctctgagtgataaactaacagctgcttcctctcccacgatcccaaaactggctttggggccgtcactttattctctctctctctctcgtacttaccacacacacacgtgcgacccctcacaaacattctcgcacacacttttggctagtagataacctcgtgataaagctcagctttgtccctaagttatcgtacaagcagagacacgcggtaaacaggcagacgccattgaccggtttctctccgcccacattcacagccatattctctggccggaaatcttgtgtgacgtactctccacatgcacacacaccttccttatgtgttataggattattttgatttccatatctaatcttGTCActctttagtttgtagttggaagtcggaagtttattgactgcattgaattgattattaattgatattactgcatcagtaaactttgttatatttcaaagagaagtgttttggtttgttttgcatacgcctgtgtcaaatgctgacgggatgtcagtgctcggattcaagccttcattcgttGTTTTTCGAAAAtttatattcttcggatgtcgattttcctaagagaacaatctaatattgagactgttttactatctggttattagtccctgatttcagggtggtgccccagcgatattaatccttattaatattctattgatttttgataattgataattatctttgatgattgttgaatttgacgGATCAATAAGCtattgttcattttaatcaatgtttcatcgatgttaacaattaacgattatctttgataattgttgatttaaaggattaaaaaaagctaacattgattcaaatcaatgttctcttgattttaataattaataattatctctgataattattaattattgctaataaccaaacccgctcctaaacgtagcacactacatttactggagccccatatgaggttttaatgagttagattctattatttaatttaaatattaattaataactaaaaaaaatattatttctgatagtaacactgatctaaacaaccagtaaagccctacacaaatattttctaaaatgtgTATAAGCTTGTCCCACAAAACATCCCAAAATGCTGTAACACATTTTGTCCTGAAGATGGGAGCAAAGGCTCTTTAAATGCCCTCAGAGCTGGCTAATTATTGAAATTTCTTCCTACTCTCTTTATGGCTTCATAAACTGTAACAGTGGCAGTAAAAATAACTTTAGTTGTTCCATATTTAGAAAGAATATTTGTTGATTGGTAATTTTAAATGTTGCAGATAAAATTGACATTTTGTCGTCACTacataatttttatgtttttatccttCTCTCTGTAGGTCTGCGATACCATACTGGGACACACCAGGGAACGGTTCTCCACCACCTTGTTAGTGCCACCCTGCTGCAAGGGTCAGGTTTGAACAGTACAAATGGCATTTGCTGAAGATGCACTGATCAACACCTTGAAGGCCTATCCAGTGCTCAGTGGAAGTAAGCTGAAGACAGAGCTTAGTCTCATCTACAGCAAGGAACAGTTCAGAGCCTGATGTGGTGCTGTGGACCTACTCCAGCTGTTTATGGAGAACAATCTTGAAGAGGTCTTTTCAGAGACTGTCACTCTCCTAAAGATCCTCATCACCACACCCATGACCACAGCGGAAGCTGAGAAGTGCTTCTGAACCTTCTCAAGACTTTTCTGAGAAACAACATGACCCATGAGAGGCTGAATGGACTGGCCATGCTGTCAATGGAAAAGAGACTGGTGACTGAGATAACTAACTTTAACCAGAAAGTCACTAAAAAATTTGCTGGCCAGAAGGAAAGGAGGGCAAAATTTATGTTCAGTTAGTGCTACTGTTCAGTATTTAGGCAACattacagtgtgttttgttttttggtttctaTTGTTTGTTATAACAggccattaaaatgtatataattaatatattaatagacattaaattgatttggaaaaaaataaggttttggcattaaaaagtcttaaatttgatgtACTGCACTGGCATTAAGTGTTTTCCTTTGagctttcaaaatatacattccaACTGATAATTTGATTGATTTACATTTAATTCagttctttaaatgtaattattttctaaGGTTTCATATATTGTTGGtgcttttaaatggtttaaatattactttgagaGGGTTTGGTGGTGTTGgaaagaattttcagttttttagtTAATTTTCAGTTTGTTAGGCACCAGGTCACTGGTCACCAGCCAGTTAAATTGGCATGATAGTATAGGGTTTCAAGGTCAGCGCCCCGGGAGGTGCACCCATAGGGAGGTGCTCCCTTCTTGAAAGGGAACTCTCTTTTCCTTTTAAGTTTATACCAGCACAGTTTgatctcatttatcttttttgccAACCCAAGcatatgaaattaaataatagTGGTGTATTTTTTGCAAAAACTACACAAAATGATTCTCAAGATATTAGACTCATCATATATGAATGACATTTACAGAGATGATTGTTTGAGGATGTCATATGTTAAACACAAATAGGGTTTCATATCAACGTCTGTTATCATTAATAAACAACATGATAAGGAAAATTGAAATTATGTTTACAGGAAACCGAAATGTAATTCTTACTGCAGGGTTAGGGCTTTTTCAAATCCCTTATTCGAAAATGGGTCATAGTAATAGTGAATCATGTTTTAGAATGAACAGCTTAAAAACTGCCATTACTATTACTACTATATTTACTGACTGTTTGCTCATATGAAGGTGTTTGGTGTTATGTGCACTACTATGGCCATGGCTGCATCATATATGGGAGGAATTGTGCAGGTATGATGGTCACATGATTCTCTTCTGGAGTTGGATTATCAGTTCCTGCTTAACTTCCTGTGATTATGTGTTTTTCCCCTTTCTGTGCCTCAGGCAGCTCTTCTGCACAGCATGTTTGGTGGCCCAATGTTGGGCCTCTTCTCCCTTGGAATTCTGTTTCCTCTCACCAACTTTAAGGTTCTCAGGCTTTTGTTCCAGAGTTCTGTTTAGTGGTGTTCAgctgttaaaaaagaaaagaaaaaaaaaggcacgTTTCATGATAGCCCAGTCCCTTTATTTCTGTTTCCTGTCACCAACTTTAAGGGTTTggcatatttataataatatttacatatttaaaatatgtaaaaaaaaaaaaaaaaaaaaaaaaaaaaattaaaaacactttACTTCTGATAAAATGAAAGGAAAGTGTTTTAGCCAATTCACCTGTAGCACCTTCCCTTAAGGATAGGAATATTCATGAATGTAAAGAATTTCAACACTATTAAGAATATGTACCATATCTTAGCCTTTATTACAGAACTTTGTATAGATAGTATAACATTGCATTTTTCAACAAAGTTttggaaaaataattttaaatttctGCATTGCTAATGCTAATGTTGTTGATGTATGATTTTTGGGGTGCTATTGGCAGTCTGATAGTGGGCATCGCTCTGTCATTCTGGGTTGGTGTGGGGCGCTCATTTACCCTGCGTCCACTAATAACACATGTCCTTTTGAACTCAACACTGCAGCATGCAGTGTCAACATCACAGCGGATGATTCAAGCCAACATCACTTACCATGAGCGCTCTCACCTCTGACAGGTACAATGAGCTTCTGGCATTTTCCTGAAATGAGTACACTTAACATACTTAAGACCTCATAATATCTAAATATTTCGTTTTGTGgcctttagtccatgtctgttagctttgaagtcATGTATGTACTAGCATAGGCTACttctaaaagttgaaaaaattgaCAACTAAAATTAAATTGCCAGctagaatgaaaatgtccctTCACCTAATAACACCTGCCTCTGAATAGCATTAACAAGAAGCATATCATGGCTgagatgtaaactaaaggctaatgGCTATTTCTATATGTcccgccccaacttcctgttgtaataggaaatacatcaacacaggaaagaaaatagGGTCTTTAAACAACTCTAAAAGAGAAGTTATCTTGGAAAATAATACTAAAAACTCAATAAAATTTGATCTACACTACCAGTGCAACAGCTTCGTTGATCTAGTTTTGTTATGTTGCATCACACTAGCAGTAAAGACAGAGTGTAAGAGGTTTTTACTTTACAAATGTTATGCCATTGCaatgcactttcattataaactaATGTAAATAATTCTCTCTTGTGTTCAGGTCTTGGCTGGCTGATTCAAGGTTATGGTTATGTCGTGTCTGTACTACAGTGCAGTGGGGTTTGTTGGCACTGTAGCAGCAGGGCTACTCATCACACTGCTGACAGGTATGAGTTGGTGCTTCATCAGCTCCTCTATTCTATCAGCTACTGGCAGGAACAAAACATCTAGCATTATAGACCATAAATTTAACAATGGAAGAAGCCTGCTGTGCTTACAGAATCAATTATTCATACAATTGGACCTCAGATAATCTCTCATAGGAATATCAAACAAAGTCATTTTAAAGGGGTCACTAATTTATTTTTGCCCcagaggtccacttataatattagtcaaggtttcttgcaccaaaaactgTCATAATTAAGTTTATCATAACCATTTTTCAGCCTCTCTCTGACCCTGAGATTAaacagacacttttttttttttttttttgctttaacttTAAGACTTAAGCAcatgacctctgttatgattggctaacctttTAGCATGTGAAATGATTAACGACACTTCTGAGTCCAATATACTTTAGTTGCAGTTGTCCCATCCTTAAATAAGTCTCATAAGCATTGgcatctacatttacatttattcatttggcagatgcttttatccaaagcgatttacaaaagAAGAATAATACAACATAAGTGATTCATCATAAAGAGACagtagtacgaaaagtgctgcattacaaacaaaatgcattaccttaaaatatataatGATTTAAGTTGTGGACAATGTTAGCCAAAAAAGCATGGATGGATGCACATTTAGAAAATCCAGCACCTTTGGCACACTATTTATCTATACTACTTCACTGCTACCGAGCAGGCCAAGTTGCTCAATATCGAATAGTCATTTTGACATGTAAATGTTGGTGCTCATGTATTCATGTATTATAACAATCAATCCGTTTTTTTGTAGCTAaaagctggattacactacacaacTTTTAAAAGCCGAACAgataaaaaattacttgtatcagaGTATTAAAATACTAGGCTAGAGCTAAAAACTGACCATCACACACTAAACGACAAGGGACCACACACTTCCTGGCTGTCAAGTTGATCCGATCCGATCACAAACTCACACGGAAACGCACACCCTTCCTTTCtagaagaacagacagatgtaaacaaacatgtatgGGAGTGTTGCTGTTTTTGTTACTGCTACTCTGTTTTACGAGTCTCGAAAGACAGGTGCCAAATGCATTTTGGTGTGGTCTTGTATGCCAGTATGTCTGCATACTAGAGCTGACTAGTGCTGACTTGGCCTGACTACAAATCGGGGCTAAAATCAGTGTCAAAGTTTTGTAGTGTATTCCAGCCTTTAGTGTCAATAAATGATGGgatttcaaaagagcaaaagaggATTTGTGGATTCcccttttaaaaaagtattttatgccAAGTGATGAGTAAGAATATTTTATTTCCACCAAagactaaatatttttttttttgcttctttccAATGACCTGCTGTCTGCAGGGCTGTCAGATGCCCAGGAGGTAAAGCCAGGACTGACTCGATCTATTAGGGATGTCATCTGCTTCTGCTCTGAAAGATACACACATGTTGACCTCAGTCAGGACAAAGAGGTAAAGAGCTATTTGTAGAATGATCTGATCACATCTGAGTAATTTCAGTACAAACTGAACCTTTCTCTACTTCTATTAGGATTTGGGAGACTTTGGCAAGGCATGGGAGAAACATCCAGACCAGGAAAGGGCCGTAAAAATGGGGGAGAAGGtaaaatgcagaagtgatagCCTGCAAGAAAGTTGTTACACAAATGTTGCCTTTGACCATTATGAAACGAGTCAAGTTCAAGCAAAACTGTAATTTTAAGTTTGACTTCAGTCACATAAACCTCTTAAAATACGCAATAAAGATGTAAACGTATGTAAACTATTTAATTTAAAAGATACAATCAATGCTTCATTACAGAAAAGATTAATTTAAATTTATGTTAcagagatttgtatttttttttgtacaattctTGTATTCTTGCTTTACATGTAAACAACTATGAAGAAGGTGTCTTATTAATACTCTTTCAATTACGTACacaaccattcaaaagtttggcgTCACTTGACCCGTCACCCCTAATCTCTATACCTAAAACCTAATTCCAATCTTTATTTACAAATCAGCCCCTATCCCCTCACCTTTCCCTGATCCAAACCACTGGTCCTAATTCTTACTCCTATCAGCAGCCCCTAATGTACAAGCCTAAATCCTTGCCCCAGTCCTTTAATTTTAAAGATCTTATCTTCTGACCCCTTTCCCCAATCCAAAATGCCAACCCCAAATCTCAGTTTAGATTCTGTAGAGGAAAACCACAATTGTTGCCAGTGATAGCCCTCATTGTTaaaaaacctaaccctaaccctaaaatcagTCAGGAGTGAACATTTTACAGCAACGGATATAAATTTGAGCT containing:
- the LOC127436321 gene encoding sodium-coupled monocarboxylate transporter 2-like, with protein sequence MVMSCLYYSAVGFVGTVAAGLLITLLTGLSDAQEVKPGLTRSIRDVICFCSERYTHVDLSQDKEDLGDFGKAWEKHPDQERAVKMGEKGPEEDRCIGWVRDGSWTS